Proteins encoded in a region of the Syngnathus typhle isolate RoL2023-S1 ecotype Sweden linkage group LG20, RoL_Styp_1.0, whole genome shotgun sequence genome:
- the poc1bl gene encoding polypeptide N-acetylgalactosaminyltransferase 4 produces MRGRCSHKVGVLAKAFFLLWLLWLGYLLLVLSPSSSSPSSSSSDTPDPEREKRHIAEPDLAELARPVYAKPPADDGAPGEWGRATVLNLGPEEKTQAQDSVERYAINIFVSEKISLHRHIKDNRMPECRSKQFDYRHLPSTSVIIAFYNEAWSTLLRTVHSVLESTPDILLKEVILVDDYSDRGYLKAPLAQYLSGLQRVRLIRTTKREGLVRARLIGASYSAGDVLTFLDCHCECVPGWIEPLLERIGQNPNTIVCPVIDTIDWNTFEFYMQPEEPMIGGFDWRLTFQWHAVPERERRRRKSRIEPLRSPTMAGGLFAVSKAYFKRLGTYDTGMEVWGGENLELSFRVWQCGGSLEIHPCSHVGHVFPKKAPYARPNFLQNTVRAAEVWMDDYKQHFYKRNPPAKKENYGDVSERLQLRERLQCKSFQWYLSNIYPDLHIPEDRAGWHGALRSSGIPSECLDYNAPDHNPTDSNLSLFGCHGQGGNQYFEYTSRKEIRFNSVTELCAEVAEGQTAVGMRHCPSDRDVSPAAILWDFRDDKRIYHPQSDKCITAYRTPEGRADVRMRPCDPLDQNQQWKFEW; encoded by the exons ATGAGGGGGCGTTGCTCACACAAAGTGGGCGTGCTGGCCAAGGCCTTCTTCCTGCTGTGGCTGTTGTGGCTCGGGtatctcctcctcgtcctctccCCCTCATCGTCATCACCTTCCTCGTCCTCCAGCGACACGCCGGACCCGGAGCGTGAGAAACGCCACATCGCCGAGCCGGACCTGGCCGAGCTGGCCCGGCCCGTCTACGCCAAACCGCCGGCGGATGACGGCGCCCCGGGGGAGTGGGGCCGGGCGACGGTCCTCAACCTGGGGCCGGAGGAGAAGACACAGGCGCAGGACAGCGTGGAGCGGTACGCCATCAACATCTTCGTCAGCGAAAAGATTTCCCTCCACAGACACATCAAGGACAACCGGATGCCCGA GTGCCGCAGCAAGCAGTTTGACTACCGCCATTTGCCCAGCACCTCTGTCATCATCGCCTTCTACAACGAAGCCTGGTCCACGCTACTCAGGACGGTCCACAGCGTCTTGGAGAGCACCCCCGACATTCTGCTCAAGGAGGTGATCCTGGTCGACGACTACAGCGACAGAG GCTACCTAAAAGCGCCGCTGGCCCAATACCTGAGCGGCCTACAGCGCGTCCGTCTCATCCGCACCACCAAGCGCGAGGGCCTGGTCCGGGCCCGTCTCATCGGCGCCAGCTACTCGGCCGGCGACGTGCTCACCTTCCTGGATTGCCACTGCGAGTGCGTCCCCGGCTGGATCGAGCCCCTGCTGGAGAG GATCGGGCAGAACCCCAACACCATCGTGTGCCCCGTCATCGACACTATTGACTGGAACACCTTTGAGTTTTACATGCAGCCTGAGGAGCCCATGATTGGGGGCTTTGACTGGAGGCTCACCTTCCAGTGGCACGCCGTGCCCGAGCGGGAACGCCGGCGCCGCAAGTCACGCATCGAACCGCTCAG GTCCCCGACGATGGCGGGCGGCTTGTTTGCCGTCAGCAAGGCCTACTTTAAGCGCCTGGGCACCTACGACACGGGCATGGAGGTCTGGGGGGGCGAGAACCTGGAGCTCTCCTTTCGG GTGTGGCAGTGCGGCGGCAGCCTGGAGATCCACCCTTGCTCCCACGTCGGCCACGTCTTCCCCAAGAAGGCGCCGTACGCTCGGCCCAACTTCCTGCAGAACACGGTGCGGGCGGCCGAGGTGTGGATGGACGACTACAAGCAGCACTTCTACAAAAGGAACCCGCCTGCAAAAAAG GAGAACTACGGCGACGTTTCAGAGCGCTTGCAGCTCAGGGAGCGGCTACAGTGCAAGTCTTTCCAGTGGTACCTGAGCAACATCTACCCGGACCTGCACATACCCGAGGACAGGGCGGGATGGCACGGCGCC TTGCGCAGCTCGGGAATCCCTTCAGAGTGTCTGGACTACAACGCCCCGGATCACAATCCCACTGACTCAAACCTCTCGCTGTTCGGCTGTCACGGCCAGGGAGGCAACCAG TACTTTGAGTACACGTCCCGGAAGGAAATCCGCTTCAACTCGGTGACGGAGCTGTGCGCCGAGGTGGCCGAGGGCCAGACGGCCGTCGGCATGAGGCACTGCCCCAGCGACCGTGACGTCTCACCGGCCGCCATCCTGTGGGACTTTCGAGAC GACAAGAGGATCTACCACCCTCAGTCGGACAAGTGCATCACGGCCTACCGCACGCCAGAGGGCCGCGCTGACGTCCGCATGAGGCCCTGCGATCCGCTCGATCAAAACCAGCAGTGGAAGTTTGAGTGGTAG